A stretch of DNA from Puniceicoccaceae bacterium:
CACAGGTCTGCGCTACGCCGACGACCCATCGCTCGCGTTCATCGAGTTTCAGAACGAGGACAACATCTTCTGGGGTGCGATCCTGGAGGCTCTGAATCAGACCCCCACTTATCGTGCCATGCTCTGCGAGCAGTTCAGCGACTGGCTGATCGCAAAGTACGGCAGCGACGAAGCACTGATCTCGCACTGGGGACGGGAAAACCTGCCTGAGGCTGAGAGCCTTGCGATGCGAAATGTATTCCCCCACGCAGGACACAGTGGTTTTGAACAGGAATACCAACAGGCCCATGTCGAAGGCCGCCGGGTGAAGGCACATTTTCTCGACAAGATGCAATTCCTTTACGAAGCCCAGGTGGCATTCTACCAACGCTTCACCGAGGCCGTTCGCGCCACTGGCTACAAGGGTGTGCTTGTGGGTTCCTGTTGGCAGGCCGGCGCAGGGCTGGCGCATTTCTACAACCTGCACGCCGACGCGCAGGTGGGCATGATCGACCGGCACAACTACTTTGGCGGAGGCACCGGACACCTGCTCACTCCGGGCAAAGTGAGGCACCACTCCATGCTCTCCCGTCCGGGCATTGGTCTGCTGAGTGCCGGCATGCAGCAGGTTGAAGGTCTGCCCTTTGCACTCTCGGAGTGGATGAGTCTGCTACCCAACGAATGGATCGCCGAGGGTCCCGCCATCATTGCCGCCTATGGCATGGGTCTGCAGGGCTGGGATGCTTCCTTTCATTTTGGCACCGACCTTACGAACTTTTCGCAGACGGTACAGAGCCGCACCGTATATAACGTCACCTCTCCCACACAGATGGGGCTCTACCCCGCGCTGGCCCGCATGGTCCTGCGCGGTGATGTGAGGGAGGCGGATGTAATCTCCCGCCGCAAGGTGCATGTTCCCAGCCTTGCCCAAGGCGCGCTCGGATTTCACGAAACCATCGAACAGGGCTACGACAACAAGTTTATCACGGGCGACATCCCTGCGGAGGCGCTCGCACGCGGTCGACTGGTGGTGGAGTTTGTTGATGCTCCCGAACTCACCGAACCGCTCTCCCTGAATGCACTCACCCAGGGAAAGGATCGGCGCATCGATTCCAGCACCGGAGAGTTGAGTTGGGACTATCGTGACAAGGGTTATTTCACGATCGATACTGCTGCCACCCAGGGAGTCGTGGGTCACGCAGCCAATGTTGACCACTTCCTGAGCGACATCACCCTGACCGTTCACACACCCTTTGCGATCACACTGCTCACCGCACGCAGTCCCGAGGGAACTCTGCAAACGGACAGCTCCCTGCTGCTCACCACAATTGCCCGCGCACGCAACACTGGCATGCGCTACAATGAAGACGGCACCGAGCTGCTCAATGTAGGCAGTGCTCCCATCCTGCTCGAGCCAGTCGAACTCACCCTGCAGTTGCCCGAGCGCGCAACTGTTCCCACGGTGCACGTTCTCGACCACGGCGGAACCCGCACGGGTCACACCCTTCCCGTCACCAACAACACCGTTCACATCAACGGCGTCACCACCCACGCGATATACTACGAAATCACGTATTGAGCGGTGCCATGTGACACAACGGCAAGGACCCTGCGAAAGCCGCCGAAGCCAGACCATCCACAAGCGGGATGGAACAAAACGACCTCAACCCAGGCCAAGCGCCTTGCTCAGTTGCCTGTCAGGATCTCGATCAGTTCGACATCGGGCGCTCCGGTGAGCGACGGCAAACCCAGCCATTCGAAGATACCAAAGTCGCCCTTATACTCCCAATTGGCATAGGCGATATCGTTTGCCCGGAACACCGAAATCAAATCCCGGTAATACGCCAAACGGGCTTCTCTCGGCACCGACGGTAAACATCCAAACTCACCACAGTAGAGCTGCAGTCCCAATTCCCGTGCCCGGTCAACGGCAGGTTGGATTTCCTGCTGGATGCGTTCAGGACCCCAGTTGTCGGTAAACTTTTCTTCCATCGGGTGGCGCAGATGTTCGGTCCCCTGTGCCAAGCGGTCAAACGTCTCCTTATCGATGATTGGACCCGGATAGCTCACCGGTCCTGGATAATCCTGAATCGGCCCATCAATCCAGCTTGCCGTGTGGTGTGTAAAAAGCAGGGGTTCGTAGGTGTGGAAACTCAGGATGATGTTTTCATCATTTTCAGGGACAAAAAGCACTGGCAAAAACTGAGGGATCTGCCACATGTTTCCACCAAAAATCAACACGCGCTCGGGTTCTACGGAGCGGATGAACTCGGTCGATTTTGCAATGAGTTTGTTCCAGTCCTCCGGGTCTTCTGCCGTGGGTTCGTTCATGATCTCGTAAGCGAGGAAATCCACCGGATAGGCACGCAAGTGTTCGGAAAGCTGCCGCCAGAGATCGATAAATTTTTCCTGTTCAGCAGGATCCGTCCAGAGCGTATTGCCACCTTCTTTTGCTTCCCCGGCATTGAAGTGGTGCGCGCGCACTGTGTGAAGGTCGATGATGACCCTGAGTCCTTCACGCTCACACCAGCCCAATGCGGTTTTCATCAATTCAAACGCTTCGGGATTCTGGTTGCCCTCCTCATCCCACAATTCCTTCTCATCAATCGGCAATCGCACATGGTCAAACCCGAGGTGCGCGATATAGTGGATGTCGTTCGACGTAATCCATTCCTCCCTGGGTGCCCACCCAAAATCCTGGGAAAGCCAGTGGCTGAGGTTGACTCCTTTGTCGATGATGAACCCTGATGGGTTCCGAATCTGCTTTGCATGCGCTGCAAAGGTCATGACTGTGATCATGGAACAAATCGCGATCGCAATTTTTGGAAACAGTTTTGTGTGAATTTTCATGGGGCAATCGGTTAGGGATT
This window harbors:
- a CDS encoding cellulase family glycosylhydrolase, translated to MKIHTKLFPKIAIAICSMITVMTFAAHAKQIRNPSGFIIDKGVNLSHWLSQDFGWAPREEWITSNDIHYIAHLGFDHVRLPIDEKELWDEEGNQNPEAFELMKTALGWCEREGLRVIIDLHTVRAHHFNAGEAKEGGNTLWTDPAEQEKFIDLWRQLSEHLRAYPVDFLAYEIMNEPTAEDPEDWNKLIAKSTEFIRSVEPERVLIFGGNMWQIPQFLPVLFVPENDENIILSFHTYEPLLFTHHTASWIDGPIQDYPGPVSYPGPIIDKETFDRLAQGTEHLRHPMEEKFTDNWGPERIQQEIQPAVDRARELGLQLYCGEFGCLPSVPREARLAYYRDLISVFRANDIAYANWEYKGDFGIFEWLGLPSLTGAPDVELIEILTGN